TTAGCTCACTTAGTACAAACGCAGGCATCAACACAAAAAATGGAATTTCATCAGCAGTTAAAGTGACTGGCTCATTAGCAATTTTTAACATCTGCTCTAAATCGGTCTCACGAGTTTGCGCCAGCATAAACTGCCTGATTGGCACTTCTGCACGGACAATCAATTCTGTTAATTCAATTTCACCTTGGTCATATGGTAAGAAAGCATCGTCGTAAATGACCTCACCTACTGGGCGCATGATAAATACCGACAGCACTAATGCGATACCAATAAGCACTTTATTAGGCGGGCTTTGCTGTAGACCTAAAGCCTGCCTTAAAATCGCTAATACGATAATGATCCGAGTAAAACTGGTCATCATCATCAACATCGCTGGAATGAAACTTAGCATGG
This window of the Shewanella goraebulensis genome carries:
- the fliP gene encoding flagellar type III secretion system pore protein FliP (The bacterial flagellar biogenesis protein FliP forms a type III secretion system (T3SS)-type pore required for flagellar assembly.), whose amino-acid sequence is MVRVILLLLCLFLAPNVYANDGLTLFTLADGDQSQTVNVKLEILAMMTMLSFIPAMLMMMTSFTRIIIVLAILRQALGLQQSPPNKVLIGIALVLSVFIMRPVGEVIYDDAFLPYDQGEIELTELIVRAEVPIRQFMLAQTRETDLEQMLKIANEPVTLTADEIPFFVLMPAFVLSELKTAFQIGFLLYIPFLVIDLVVASVLMSMGMMMLSPLIISLPFKLMVFVLVDGWAMTVGTLTASFG